In the genome of bacterium, the window GCACCAACACGACTGTGTGAACCATCCAATACAGTCTGAGATACGCCGGGCCGATAGGGTTTGCGATGGCAGAGTCTGATTCGGCCGAAGAACTGAATTCCGAAAACGACGTGGAACTCTACACGTCGCCCTGGGTGAGTGGCACCCGGGCCGCGGCCTACTTTGGCCCGATCAGCTCCGAACTCTTTCTCGAAGACGAGAGCTTCGAGGATCGCTCCGCCGCCTGGAGCAAGGCCGAACGCGAATTGCTCGAGTCGCTACGCGACAAGGCGCGCTCGCTTGGTGCCAATGCCGTCGTTGGCCTCGAAGTGACCCTGGATCCTTTCGCCTGCCAGGCGGAGACCGAGGTCTCGGGACTACGCCTGCACGCCGTTGGCACGGCTGCCAAACTCGAGCCGCTCTTCTAGCTCGAACCGTTTTCCTGGCTCGAGCGGCGTTTCCGGCTGACCCGCCTAGCGACGCTTTCCCCGCGACTACACCGGATTGAGCAACGGTCGTCCGGCGAGCACAGCGACGATGTTCTCGGCAGCAATCTCCGCCATGCGATTGCGCGTGGCAATCGTGGCACTGCCCACGTGGGGCGCAAGCACCACCTGTGGCAACTCTGCGAGCCCTGGAGAAAGGGCGGGTTCGTTCTCGAAGACATCCAACCCAG includes:
- a CDS encoding heavy metal-binding domain-containing protein, whose protein sequence is MAESDSAEELNSENDVELYTSPWVSGTRAAAYFGPISSELFLEDESFEDRSAAWSKAERELLESLRDKARSLGANAVVGLEVTLDPFACQAETEVSGLRLHAVGTAAKLEPLF